In Bacillus sp. NP247, one DNA window encodes the following:
- a CDS encoding DUF1885 family protein, with product MQHAFITLVPKSNQQSVSIEDVKHLFHNYKTVTSKTGDQINYAYTNTAFPYEILDTSATTLKLQSSHDRYDSIYVGIGIEKEQSFIQVSLPTTATFGDKGKANEFSRFLAKKLEGELQLFNGRTMYFYKR from the coding sequence ATGCAACACGCCTTTATCACACTTGTACCTAAATCCAATCAACAATCTGTTTCAATAGAGGATGTTAAACACCTTTTTCATAACTATAAAACCGTTACTTCCAAGACTGGTGATCAAATTAATTATGCTTATACAAATACAGCTTTTCCTTATGAAATATTAGATACATCAGCAACAACATTAAAACTCCAATCGAGTCACGATCGATATGATTCTATTTATGTTGGGATTGGAATAGAAAAGGAACAATCTTTCATTCAGGTTTCTTTACCTACTACAGCAACATTTGGTGATAAAGGAAAAGCAAATGAATTTAGCCGTTTTCTAGCGAAGAAATTAGAAGGAGAGTTACAACTATTTAATGGAAGAACAATGTATTTCTATAAACGTTAA
- a CDS encoding DUF3055 domain-containing protein, translating to MFEKLYDEHESVKVRFLGFMTHDTRYDFGVIYTNMFFGKPLIVCMQTGRSTLLGRDDVENVPYIQEIFKLGSEEEAEELAQFFKFLVPSTSLHAEYEE from the coding sequence ATGTTTGAAAAATTGTATGATGAGCATGAAAGTGTGAAGGTACGATTTTTAGGATTTATGACGCATGATACACGTTATGATTTTGGAGTTATTTATACAAATATGTTTTTTGGAAAGCCACTTATTGTTTGTATGCAAACAGGGAGATCTACTTTGCTTGGGCGAGATGATGTAGAAAACGTTCCATATATACAAGAAATTTTTAAGTTAGGATCGGAAGAAGAGGCGGAGGAGTTAGCTCAGTTTTTTAAATTTCTTGTTCCGTCTACTTCTTTGCATGCGGAGTATGAAGAATAA
- a CDS encoding DNA-dependent RNA polymerase subunit epsilon, with protein sequence MIFKVFYQEKLTEVPVRENTKVLYLEATSQKDVRKKLQKFAYNIEFVQSVTGAHLEYEKQNADLILAEIV encoded by the coding sequence ATGATTTTTAAAGTATTTTATCAAGAAAAATTAACTGAGGTCCCAGTACGTGAAAATACAAAAGTTTTATATTTAGAGGCTACGTCTCAAAAGGATGTTCGTAAAAAATTACAGAAGTTCGCATATAATATCGAGTTCGTTCAGTCTGTTACTGGCGCTCATCTTGAATATGAAAAACAAAACGCTGATTTAATATTAGCGGAGATCGTATAG
- a CDS encoding protein-glutamine gamma-glutamyltransferase: MIVIGRSIVHPYITNEYEPFAAEKQQILSIMAGNQEVYSFRTADELSFDLNLRVNIITSALELFQSGFQFRTFQQSFCNPQFWERTSLGGFQLLPNVPPSIAIQDIFKNGKLYGTECATAMIIIFYKALLSLYEEKTFNRLFANLLLYTWDYDRDLKLITKTSGDIVPGDLVYFKNPQVNPATIEWQGENTIYLGNFFFYGHGVGVKTKEEIIYSLNERRIPYAFISAYLTDFITRIDSRMMSQYASPNTPQTSIGFIPIRDDAIVATVGNTTTIY, from the coding sequence ATGATTGTGATAGGCCGTTCTATTGTACACCCTTATATCACAAATGAATATGAGCCATTTGCAGCTGAAAAACAACAGATTTTATCCATAATGGCGGGAAATCAAGAAGTTTATTCCTTCCGAACAGCCGATGAACTCAGCTTTGATCTTAATTTACGAGTTAATATTATTACTTCCGCGCTAGAACTTTTTCAAAGTGGATTTCAGTTTCGTACGTTTCAACAATCTTTTTGCAACCCTCAGTTTTGGGAAAGAACATCACTTGGCGGATTTCAACTACTCCCAAACGTACCACCCTCTATTGCCATCCAAGATATTTTTAAAAACGGAAAACTATATGGAACTGAATGTGCCACCGCAATGATTATCATTTTTTACAAAGCATTACTATCATTATATGAGGAAAAAACTTTCAACCGTCTATTCGCAAACCTCTTACTTTATACATGGGACTACGATCGCGACTTAAAGCTCATAACAAAAACGAGTGGCGATATCGTTCCAGGTGACCTCGTTTACTTTAAAAACCCACAAGTTAATCCAGCTACGATTGAGTGGCAAGGAGAAAATACAATCTATCTAGGAAACTTCTTTTTTTACGGACATGGCGTAGGCGTAAAAACGAAAGAGGAAATTATTTATTCATTAAATGAACGAAGGATTCCTTATGCTTTTATTTCAGCTTATTTAACCGATTTTATTACACGTATTGATAGCCGTATGATGAGTCAATATGCCTCTCCTAACACGCCACAAACATCAATAGGATTTATTCCTATTAGAGATGATGCAATCGTTGCAACAGTCGGAAATACAACTACAATCTATTAA
- a CDS encoding Cof-type HAD-IIB family hydrolase: MNDKIVFFDIDGTLLDHDKKIPQSTRDAVRDLQEKGVHVAIATGRAPFMFEDIREELNIHNYVSFNGQYVVFEDEVIFNNPLHPAALHKFTQFAKQEGYPLVYLDHQEMRASVEYHDYVKEGFGSLQFEHPAYEPDFYEKRDIYQTLLFCEVNEEEKFIHHYPDFHFIRWHAYSMDIIPNGGSKAKGIEKFIEKIGFNREQVYAFGDGLNDLEMIEAVGTGIVMGNGHEDLKKLANYVTKDVNEDGIYHGLKWAGLL; encoded by the coding sequence ATGAATGATAAAATTGTCTTTTTTGATATTGATGGAACATTATTAGATCATGATAAAAAAATTCCGCAATCTACAAGAGATGCAGTAAGAGATTTACAAGAAAAAGGTGTGCATGTAGCGATTGCGACAGGGCGTGCGCCATTTATGTTTGAAGATATTCGTGAGGAACTCAATATACATAATTATGTTAGTTTTAACGGGCAGTACGTTGTATTTGAAGATGAGGTAATATTTAATAATCCGTTACACCCAGCTGCTCTACATAAGTTTACTCAGTTTGCAAAACAAGAAGGATATCCACTTGTATATCTTGACCATCAAGAAATGAGAGCGTCAGTGGAATATCATGACTATGTAAAAGAAGGTTTTGGAAGCTTACAATTCGAGCATCCAGCATATGAACCTGATTTTTATGAGAAACGCGATATTTATCAAACGCTTCTTTTTTGTGAAGTAAACGAAGAAGAAAAGTTTATTCATCATTATCCAGATTTTCATTTTATACGCTGGCATGCATATTCAATGGATATTATTCCTAATGGTGGTTCTAAGGCAAAAGGGATTGAGAAGTTTATTGAGAAAATAGGATTTAATCGTGAACAAGTATATGCATTTGGGGACGGATTAAATGATTTAGAAATGATTGAAGCAGTAGGAACGGGCATCGTGATGGGGAATGGTCATGAGGATTTGAAAAAACTTGCTAATTATGTGACAAAAGATGTTAATGAAGACGGTATTTATCACGGATTAAAGTGGGCTGGCTTGTTATAA
- a CDS encoding UPF0223 family protein, which produces MEYQYPLDYDWSNEEMVAVVKFYEAIEKVYEKGVLREDLMELYRRFKEIVPSKAAEKKIDKEFQEVSGYSIYRTIQKAKEVAEKKIVKL; this is translated from the coding sequence ATGGAATATCAATATCCACTTGATTACGATTGGTCAAATGAAGAAATGGTAGCAGTTGTAAAGTTTTATGAAGCGATTGAAAAGGTATACGAAAAAGGAGTTTTGAGAGAAGATTTGATGGAATTATATCGTCGTTTTAAAGAGATTGTGCCATCGAAGGCAGCGGAGAAAAAAATTGATAAAGAATTTCAAGAAGTAAGTGGATATTCTATATATCGTACGATTCAAAAAGCAAAGGAAGTAGCAGAAAAAAAGATTGTAAAATTGTAA
- the lpdA gene encoding dihydrolipoyl dehydrogenase, whose amino-acid sequence MVVGDFPIELDTVVVGAGPGGYVAAIRAAQLGQKVAIIEKANLGGVCLNVGCIPSKALINAGHRYENAMHSDDMGITAENVKVDFTKVQEWKNGVVKKLTGGVEGLLKGNKVEIIRGEAYFVDANTLRVMTEDAAQTYTFKNAVLATGSTPIEIPGFKYSKRVINSTGALSLPEIPKKLVVIGGGYIGMELGTAYANFGTEVTVVEAGDEILAGFEKAMSSVVKRALQKKGNVNIHTKAMAKGVEETETGVKVSFEVKGEIQTVEADYVLVTVGRRPNTQEIGLEQVGVKMTDRGIIEIDEQCRTNVPNIYAIGDIVPGPPLAHKASYEGKVAVEVISGHASAIDYIGIPAVCFTDPELASVGYTKKQAEEAGMTVAVSKFPFAANGRALSLNSTDGFLQLVTRKEDGLLVGAQVAGAGASDIISEIGLAIEAGMTAEDIAQTIHAHPTLGEITMEAAEVALGMPIHIVK is encoded by the coding sequence ATGGTAGTAGGAGATTTCCCAATTGAATTAGATACAGTCGTTGTTGGTGCAGGTCCTGGTGGATACGTTGCGGCAATTCGTGCAGCACAATTAGGTCAAAAGGTAGCGATTATTGAAAAAGCTAACCTTGGTGGCGTATGCTTAAACGTTGGATGTATTCCTTCAAAAGCGTTAATCAATGCAGGTCATCGTTATGAGAATGCAATGCATTCTGATGACATGGGTATCACTGCAGAGAACGTAAAAGTTGACTTTACAAAAGTTCAAGAATGGAAAAACGGCGTAGTTAAGAAATTAACTGGCGGTGTTGAAGGCCTTCTTAAAGGTAACAAAGTTGAAATCATTCGCGGTGAAGCTTACTTCGTAGATGCTAACACATTACGCGTAATGACTGAAGATGCAGCACAAACTTATACGTTTAAAAATGCTGTTCTTGCAACTGGTTCTACACCAATCGAAATTCCTGGATTCAAATACTCTAAACGTGTTATCAACTCTACAGGTGCATTAAGCTTACCTGAAATTCCTAAAAAACTTGTTGTAATCGGCGGCGGTTACATCGGTATGGAATTAGGTACTGCATATGCTAACTTCGGTACAGAAGTTACTGTAGTAGAAGCTGGCGACGAAATCTTAGCTGGTTTCGAAAAAGCAATGAGCTCTGTTGTTAAACGTGCTCTTCAAAAGAAAGGTAACGTAAATATCCATACAAAAGCTATGGCTAAAGGCGTTGAAGAAACAGAAACTGGCGTAAAAGTTAGCTTCGAAGTTAAAGGTGAAATCCAAACTGTAGAAGCAGATTACGTATTAGTAACTGTAGGTCGTCGTCCAAACACTCAAGAAATCGGTCTTGAGCAAGTTGGAGTTAAAATGACTGACCGCGGTATCATCGAAATCGATGAGCAATGCCGTACAAACGTACCAAACATCTATGCAATCGGTGATATCGTTCCTGGACCACCATTAGCTCATAAAGCTTCTTACGAAGGTAAAGTAGCTGTTGAAGTAATTAGTGGCCATGCATCAGCAATCGATTACATCGGAATTCCAGCAGTATGCTTCACTGATCCAGAATTAGCATCTGTTGGTTACACGAAGAAACAAGCTGAAGAAGCAGGAATGACAGTAGCTGTATCTAAGTTCCCATTCGCTGCAAACGGTCGTGCGTTATCATTAAACAGCACTGACGGTTTCTTACAACTTGTAACACGTAAAGAAGATGGTCTTCTTGTAGGTGCACAAGTTGCAGGTGCAGGTGCTTCTGATATTATCTCTGAGATTGGTTTAGCTATCGAAGCTGGAATGACAGCTGAAGATATCGCTCAAACAATCCATGCTCACCCAACATTAGGTGAAATCACAATGGAAGCAGCTGAAGTTGCTCTTGGAATGCCAATTCACATTGTAAAATAA
- the speA gene encoding arginine decarboxylase — protein MSQYETPLFTALVEHSKRNPVQFHIPGHKKGQGMDPTFREFIGHNALAIDLINIAPLDDLHHPKGMIKEAQDLAAAAFGADHTFFSIQGTSGAIMTMVMSVCGPGDKILVPRNVHKSVMSAIIFSGAKPIFMHPEIDPKLGISHGITIQSVKKALEEHSDAKGLLVINPTYFGFAADLEQIVELAHSYDIPVLVDEAHGVHIHFHDELPISAMQAGADMAATSVHKLGGSLTQSSILNVKEGLVNVKHVQSIISMLTTTSTSYILLASLDVARKRLATEGKALIEQTIQLAEHVRDAINVIEHLYCPGKEMLGTDATFNYDPTKIIVSVKDLGITGHQAEVWLREHYNIEVELSDLYNILCLITFGDTESETDTLITALQDLAATYRNRADKGVQVQVEIPEIPVLALSPRDAFYSETEVIPFENAAGRIIADFVMVYPPGIPIFTPGEIITQDNLEYIRKNLEAGLPVQGPEDMTLQTLRVIKEYKPIS, from the coding sequence TTGTCCCAATACGAAACACCATTGTTTACCGCTTTAGTTGAGCACAGTAAGCGAAATCCAGTTCAATTCCATATTCCTGGTCATAAAAAAGGACAGGGCATGGATCCTACATTTCGCGAATTTATTGGGCATAATGCATTAGCAATTGATTTAATTAATATTGCGCCGCTCGATGATTTACATCATCCAAAGGGTATGATTAAAGAAGCACAGGATTTAGCAGCCGCTGCTTTCGGTGCGGATCATACGTTCTTTTCGATTCAAGGTACAAGTGGTGCAATTATGACAATGGTGATGAGCGTTTGCGGTCCTGGGGATAAAATCCTCGTGCCACGGAATGTGCATAAATCAGTAATGTCCGCTATTATTTTCTCAGGTGCAAAACCAATTTTCATGCATCCTGAGATTGATCCGAAGCTCGGCATTTCACATGGGATCACAATTCAATCTGTCAAAAAGGCTCTTGAAGAGCACTCAGATGCGAAAGGCTTACTTGTTATAAATCCAACATATTTTGGGTTTGCTGCAGACTTAGAGCAAATTGTAGAATTAGCTCATTCTTACGATATTCCTGTACTTGTTGATGAAGCTCACGGTGTTCATATCCATTTTCATGATGAACTGCCGATATCAGCTATGCAAGCGGGTGCAGATATGGCAGCAACAAGTGTTCACAAATTAGGAGGGTCTTTAACCCAAAGCTCTATTCTTAATGTAAAAGAGGGTCTTGTTAACGTAAAACATGTTCAATCCATTATTAGCATGCTTACGACTACATCAACTTCTTACATTTTGTTAGCATCTCTTGATGTTGCCAGAAAACGTCTTGCTACAGAAGGAAAAGCTCTCATAGAACAAACAATACAATTAGCTGAACATGTTCGTGATGCTATAAATGTTATTGAGCATCTTTATTGTCCTGGAAAAGAGATGCTAGGCACAGATGCTACTTTTAACTATGATCCTACAAAGATAATTGTATCTGTAAAAGATTTAGGTATTACAGGCCATCAGGCTGAAGTATGGCTTAGAGAACATTACAACATTGAAGTAGAACTCTCTGATTTATATAACATACTTTGTCTTATCACATTTGGAGATACAGAAAGTGAAACAGATACACTTATTACAGCATTACAAGATTTAGCAGCAACATATAGAAATAGAGCAGATAAAGGTGTCCAAGTACAAGTAGAAATACCAGAAATACCTGTGCTAGCACTCTCTCCTAGAGATGCTTTTTATTCAGAAACAGAAGTCATTCCATTTGAAAACGCAGCAGGTCGTATTATAGCTGATTTTGTTATGGTTTATCCGCCAGGGATTCCAATCTTTACTCCGGGAGAAATTATTACACAAGATAACTTAGAGTATATTCGTAAAAATTTAGAAGCTGGGTTACCGGTACAAGGTCCCGAAGATATGACATTACAAACATTGCGTGTTATTAAAGAGTACAAGCCTATCAGTTGA
- the pdhA gene encoding pyruvate dehydrogenase E1 component subunit alpha, with protein sequence MGTKTKKTLFNVDEQMKAIAAQFETLQILNEKGEVVNEAAMPELSDDQLKELMRRMVYTRVLDQRSISLNRQGRLGFYAPTAGQEASQLASHFALEAEDFILPGYRDVPQLVWHGLPLYQAFLFSRGHFMGNQMPENVNALAPQIIIGAQIIQTAGVALGMKLRGKKSVAITYTGDGGASQGDFYEGMNFAGAFKAPAIFVVQNNRYAISTPVEKQSAAKTVAQKAVAAGIYGIQVDGMDPLAVYAATAFARERAVNGEGPTLIETLTFRYGPHTMAGDDPTRYRTKDIENEWEQKDPIVRFRAFLENKGLWSQEVEEKVIEEAKEDIKQAIAKADQAPKQKVTDLMEIMYEKMPYNLAEQYEIYKEKESK encoded by the coding sequence ATGGGTACTAAAACAAAAAAGACCCTATTTAATGTTGATGAGCAAATGAAAGCTATCGCAGCTCAATTTGAAACATTACAAATTTTAAATGAAAAAGGCGAAGTTGTGAATGAAGCAGCTATGCCTGAATTATCTGATGATCAATTAAAAGAATTAATGCGCCGTATGGTGTATACTCGCGTACTAGATCAACGTTCTATTTCTTTAAACCGTCAAGGACGTCTAGGCTTCTACGCACCAACTGCTGGACAAGAGGCTTCTCAATTAGCAAGTCATTTCGCACTTGAAGCAGAAGATTTCATCTTACCAGGATATCGTGATGTTCCACAATTAGTGTGGCACGGTCTACCATTATATCAAGCATTCTTATTCTCTCGTGGACATTTCATGGGTAACCAAATGCCTGAGAATGTAAATGCACTTGCTCCACAAATCATTATCGGTGCGCAAATCATCCAAACTGCTGGTGTTGCGTTAGGTATGAAATTACGTGGTAAAAAATCTGTTGCAATTACTTACACTGGTGACGGTGGTGCTTCACAAGGTGACTTCTACGAAGGTATGAACTTTGCGGGTGCATTCAAAGCTCCAGCAATCTTCGTTGTACAAAACAACCGTTATGCAATCTCTACTCCAGTAGAAAAACAATCAGCAGCTAAAACTGTAGCACAAAAAGCAGTAGCAGCAGGTATTTACGGAATTCAAGTAGACGGTATGGATCCATTAGCTGTATACGCAGCAACTGCTTTCGCTCGTGAGCGCGCAGTAAATGGCGAAGGCCCTACTCTAATCGAGACTTTAACATTCCGTTATGGTCCACATACAATGGCTGGTGATGACCCAACTCGTTACCGCACAAAAGATATCGAAAACGAATGGGAACAAAAAGATCCAATCGTACGCTTCCGTGCATTCTTAGAAAACAAAGGCCTATGGTCTCAAGAAGTTGAAGAGAAAGTAATCGAAGAAGCAAAAGAAGATATCAAACAAGCAATTGCTAAGGCTGACCAAGCTCCAAAACAAAAAGTTACTGATTTAATGGAAATCATGTACGAAAAAATGCCTTACAACTTAGCTGAACAATATGAAATTTACAAAGAAAAGGAGTCGAAGTAA
- a CDS encoding YjcZ family sporulation protein codes for MYGYSYCYPTTCSYPSYGYGGSCGGSGRGFALIVVLFILLIIVGAACIR; via the coding sequence ATGTACGGATACTCATATTGCTATCCAACAACTTGTTCATATCCTTCCTACGGTTATGGCGGTTCTTGTGGCGGATCTGGACGCGGCTTCGCCTTAATCGTTGTGTTGTTTATCCTTTTAATTATCGTTGGTGCTGCTTGCATTCGCTAA
- a CDS encoding GapA-binding peptide SR1P: protein MGTIVCQVCEGTIGHFEDEKTTVLYGKCGSNCDCASRDNAKA from the coding sequence ATGGGAACAATCGTATGCCAAGTTTGCGAAGGAACAATCGGACATTTTGAGGATGAGAAAACGACAGTACTTTATGGGAAATGTGGTTCTAATTGTGACTGTGCTAGTAGAGACAATGCGAAAGCTTAA
- a CDS encoding GapA-binding peptide SR1P, with product MGTIVCQVCEGTIAHFEDEKSTVLYGKCGSHCECDHKEHTKA from the coding sequence ATGGGAACAATCGTATGCCAAGTTTGTGAAGGAACAATCGCACATTTTGAAGATGAAAAATCAACAGTACTTTATGGGAAATGTGGATCTCATTGCGAATGTGACCATAAAGAACATACAAAAGCTTAA
- a CDS encoding GapA-binding peptide SR1P, with protein sequence MGTIVCQDCEGTIAHFEDEKVTVLYGKCGSCGCDHTEHTKAQ encoded by the coding sequence ATGGGAACAATCGTATGTCAAGATTGTGAAGGTACAATTGCACACTTCGAGGATGAGAAAGTAACGGTACTTTACGGGAAATGTGGATCTTGCGGATGTGATCACACAGAACATACAAAAGCCCAATAA
- the pdhB gene encoding pyruvate dehydrogenase complex E1 component subunit beta: MAQMTMIQAITDALRVEMKNDPNVLVFGEDVGVNGGVFRATEGLQAEFGEDRVMDTPLAESGIGGLAVGLALEGFRPVPEIQFFGFIYEVMDSVSGQLARMRYRSGGRWTAPVTIRSPFGGGVHTPELHADSLEGLVAQQPGLKVVIPSTPYDAKGLLISAIRDNDPVIYLEHMKLYRSFRQDVPEGDYTIDLGKADIKREGTDVSVIAYGAMVHAALKAAEELEKEGISLEVVDLRTVQPLDIETIIASVEKTGRVVVVQEAQKQAGIAANVVAEINDRAILNLEAPVVRVAAADTVFPFSQAESVWLPNHKDIVEAVNKVMNF, from the coding sequence ATGGCTCAAATGACAATGATTCAAGCAATCACTGATGCTTTACGCGTTGAAATGAAAAATGATCCTAACGTACTTGTGTTTGGTGAAGACGTTGGTGTAAACGGCGGAGTATTCCGTGCTACTGAAGGTTTACAAGCTGAATTCGGTGAAGATCGTGTAATGGATACTCCACTTGCAGAGTCTGGTATTGGTGGACTTGCAGTTGGACTTGCACTTGAAGGTTTCCGTCCAGTTCCAGAAATCCAATTCTTCGGTTTCATTTATGAAGTAATGGATTCAGTTTCTGGTCAATTAGCTCGTATGCGTTACCGTTCTGGTGGACGTTGGACTGCTCCAGTAACAATCCGTTCTCCATTCGGTGGTGGTGTTCATACTCCTGAACTACATGCTGATAGCTTAGAAGGATTAGTGGCTCAACAACCTGGTCTAAAAGTTGTTATTCCATCTACTCCATACGATGCAAAAGGTCTTTTAATCTCTGCGATTCGTGACAACGATCCAGTTATCTACTTAGAGCATATGAAATTGTACCGTTCATTCCGTCAAGATGTACCAGAAGGCGATTACACAATTGATTTAGGTAAAGCTGATATCAAACGTGAAGGTACAGATGTATCTGTTATCGCTTACGGTGCTATGGTTCATGCTGCATTAAAAGCTGCTGAAGAACTTGAAAAAGAAGGTATCTCTTTAGAGGTTGTTGACTTACGTACAGTTCAACCATTAGATATCGAAACAATCATCGCTTCTGTTGAGAAAACAGGCCGCGTAGTTGTGGTTCAAGAAGCTCAAAAACAAGCTGGTATTGCAGCTAACGTTGTAGCGGAAATTAACGACCGTGCAATCTTAAACTTAGAAGCTCCAGTTGTACGTGTTGCAGCTGCTGATACAGTATTCCCATTCTCTCAAGCTGAGAGCGTATGGTTACCAAACCATAAAGATATTGTTGAAGCTGTTAACAAAGTAATGAACTTCTAA
- the def gene encoding peptide deformylase, translated as MLTMNEVIREGNPVLRDVAEEVSLPASEEDTNTLEEMIEFVINSQDPEMAEKYNLRPGIGLAAPQIGISKKMIAVHVTDTNGTLYSYALFNPKIISHSVERTYLQNGEGCLSVDREVPGYVPRYTRITVKATAINGEDVKLRLKGLPAIVFQHEIDHLNGVMFYDHINKDNPFVAPDDSKPLER; from the coding sequence ATGCTTACAATGAATGAGGTAATTCGTGAAGGAAATCCAGTTTTGCGCGACGTCGCAGAAGAGGTCTCCTTACCTGCTAGCGAGGAAGATACAAATACCCTTGAAGAAATGATTGAATTTGTAATAAATAGCCAGGACCCTGAAATGGCTGAAAAATATAATTTACGCCCCGGAATCGGATTAGCGGCTCCGCAAATCGGTATTTCAAAGAAAATGATTGCGGTTCATGTAACTGATACGAACGGTACGTTATATAGCTACGCATTATTTAACCCAAAAATCATTAGTCATTCTGTTGAACGTACATATTTACAAAATGGTGAAGGTTGTCTATCTGTAGACCGTGAAGTACCTGGTTATGTCCCTCGTTACACAAGAATTACAGTAAAGGCAACAGCGATTAACGGTGAAGACGTAAAACTGCGATTAAAAGGTTTACCAGCAATTGTATTCCAACATGAAATCGACCATTTAAACGGTGTTATGTTCTATGACCATATTAATAAAGATAATCCATTTGTGGCTCCCGATGACTCAAAACCTCTAGAGCGATAA
- the pdhC gene encoding pyruvate dehydrogenase complex dihydrolipoyllysine-residue acetyltransferase yields the protein MAFEFKLPDIGEGIHEGEIVKWFIKPGDEVNEDDVLLEVQNDKAVVEIPSPVKGKVLEVLVEEGTVAIVGDTLIKFDAPGYENLKFKGDDHDEAPKAEEAAVEAPAAEATPAATAEVVNERVIAMPSVRKYAREKGVDIHKVAGSGKNGRVVKTDIDAFANGGQTVAATEAPAAVEATPAAAKEEAPKAQPIPAGEYPETREKMSGIRKAIAKAMVNSKHTAPHVTLMDEIDVTELVAHRKKFKAVAADKGIKLTYLPYVVKALTSALREYPMLNTSLDDASQEVVHKHYFNIGIAADTDKGLLVPVVKDTDRKSIFTISNEINDLAGKARDGRLAPTEMKGASCTITNIGSAGGQWFTPVINHPEVAILGIGRIAEKPVVKNGEIVAAPVLALSLSFDHRLIDGATAQKALNQIKRLLNDPQLLVMEA from the coding sequence GTGGCATTTGAATTTAAACTACCAGATATCGGTGAAGGTATCCACGAAGGTGAAATCGTAAAATGGTTTATTAAACCAGGCGATGAAGTAAATGAAGACGATGTACTTCTTGAAGTACAAAATGATAAAGCAGTAGTAGAAATCCCTTCTCCTGTTAAAGGTAAAGTACTTGAAGTACTTGTAGAAGAAGGAACAGTTGCAATTGTAGGAGATACATTAATTAAATTTGATGCTCCTGGATACGAAAACCTTAAATTTAAAGGTGACGATCATGATGAAGCTCCAAAAGCTGAAGAAGCAGCAGTAGAAGCTCCAGCAGCGGAAGCTACTCCAGCAGCAACTGCAGAAGTAGTAAATGAGCGCGTTATCGCTATGCCATCTGTTCGTAAATATGCTCGTGAAAAAGGTGTAGATATTCATAAAGTAGCTGGTTCTGGTAAGAACGGCCGTGTTGTGAAAACTGACATCGATGCATTTGCAAATGGTGGACAAACTGTAGCAGCAACTGAGGCTCCAGCAGCAGTAGAAGCTACTCCAGCAGCAGCGAAAGAAGAAGCACCAAAAGCACAACCAATCCCAGCTGGTGAATATCCAGAAACTCGTGAGAAAATGAGTGGTATCCGTAAAGCGATTGCGAAAGCAATGGTTAACTCTAAGCATACAGCTCCTCACGTAACATTAATGGATGAAATTGATGTAACTGAGCTTGTTGCTCACCGTAAGAAGTTCAAAGCTGTTGCAGCGGACAAAGGTATTAAATTAACTTACCTTCCATACGTTGTTAAAGCTTTAACATCTGCATTACGTGAATACCCAATGTTAAACACTTCGTTAGACGATGCATCTCAAGAAGTAGTTCATAAACATTACTTCAACATCGGTATCGCAGCTGATACAGACAAAGGTCTATTAGTACCAGTTGTTAAAGATACAGATCGCAAGTCTATCTTCACTATTTCTAACGAGATCAATGATCTTGCTGGTAAAGCACGTGACGGTCGTTTAGCTCCAACTGAAATGAAAGGTGCTTCTTGCACAATTACAAACATTGGTTCTGCAGGTGGACAATGGTTCACTCCAGTTATCAATCACCCAGAAGTAGCAATCCTTGGTATCGGCCGTATCGCTGAGAAACCAGTTGTGAAAAACGGTGAAATCGTTGCAGCTCCAGTATTAGCTTTATCTCTAAGCTTTGACCATCGTTTAATTGACGGCGCAACTGCTCAAAAAGCATTAAACCAAATTAAACGTCTATTGAATGACCCACAATTATTAGTAATGGAGGCGTAA